The DNA region TTGCTAAGCACCTTCAGCGATTCTGAACGGATACAAGAACAGCTGATGTTCAGAGTTTGGCCGACGCAGGAGCAGCCTGCACCAATCACACGCACGTGGTTTCCTGAGGAGCGGAGCTGCTTGCGGGAATGATCCGGACTTGAGCCGGGCTCGCTCGGTCCCCAGCGGGGAGGTGTCGGCCCGTCGTCCTTCAGCTGTCGGACGCCCAGATGTTGTCAGTCCCACTTAGCGAGGAAGCGCCGTCCCACTGGACTTGATCGTCTCTGGACATAAACAGGATTTTCCATGAGGCTGAGTGAATTAGTCAAAGGTAGATGACAGCATGTGTAATGTGTCTAACATCTGTTAACTAGGCCAGAGTCGTgtcgctgctactgtacatgaatgtGGACCATGCCCCCCAGGACCGCCCGgctggcacacaaacacaccacgcGCCAGCATTCCCCTGGACTTGATCACGTCTCCGCTCGCTGCCTCGTGCCATCGGTCCCGGCGTCCTGTCCGGGACCGATGTTTCCGGGCCTCGCTGCAGTACGTGGGGTACAGTGCTGTGGCAGCTAGAGGTCAGCGTGGGCCGAAGGAGGCACCAGGTCACAGCTTTCGTGGGCTGAAACTGATCATATGGTGATGATTTCATTCCAGATATGAAGAATAATGACAATTCACAGGCTTGAACCCCCCAGTATCTGGAGACAGAGACCAGACGTGGCCCGGTTCAGTTGCCAGTGGACCTGTGAGTCTCAAACAGTGGGACCAAAATACCCCTCGGCAGCTGATCGGCCACTTCCTGACTGACGTCTGAGGCACCCGGCGTATTTTAAAAGCCCACGCGAGCCCGATTTAGAAACGGAGCTTCTCGTTTTAGCCCGAAAGAGGATTGAGCCGCTGCCGTTTAAGACGGCGGTCGCATGCGGCGCGGAGGAGTGAAGCGATCCTCGGCTCCGTCTCCGTCGCCGCGGCACCGGGCGGGGCTGGCTTCATTAGTGCTGAGCTCACCGTGTTCTGCCGGCCCACGGCTCAAGGGCAGCGTGACCTTCCCTGTGATTACAGCGGCTAAGCTGCGCTTCAAGCCTCTTATTCCCGCTGCAGCTGGATGAAACAGTGAAAGTTACCCATCAAATCCCCTCTGCAGTCAGAGGTCGCAGCCGGCCGGCGGTGATGAAACAGGAGGCGAAGTCAGAGCCTCGCAGTCTTCTGATTGTGATGGCATTATTATGAATATGCTGGCATTGTACAGACGAGACAGGAGCAGTTTGAGTTCCAGGTTAGAACCACAGCGATGATGGTGCTGGCGTGATCCCTGCGGGACTTTACTTAGGCTCCaccttctttctgtctgcctctgaACTCCATCTTTATGgctgcatgttttatttatagcaCTTTATGGTCTATAAAACAgagtttttgctttttattaccTGCGTTGCGTAGTAGCAGCGCTTGAAGAGCTCAAACGTAGGGAGCAACAACCCCCtggtttattatttactgtcaGAAGCATTCACATCGCTGCTTGATGTTCTCAAAAcaataacattttaatttgcatcatgttaataatttattttgctTAGCAGATTGTAAACCTGCTAAGGCTTAGTATCATCTGGTTAAACTAAAGCAGGTTTAATTCTGTATTCCATTTTACAGGAAATGTTTTTCTCAGCTCTGGTTGGAAATGTTTGATGCAGAAACTCCAAAGTGAATGTGGTTTAAACCTGGTCTTGTGATGTAATGTAATATCCCAGCAGCCTGACTGTGACTCCTTCTGTTATTGTTATGCCTCGTGCTGTGGTTTGCTTCGGTGACGTGACGCGTTTCCTTTCCATCGTCTTGTTTCCGCAGGTGATGGCGTCCCGAAGGAGAACAGTCCCTTCATCAACAACACTGAAAACGACAAGGGCAACAGCTATGATGGCACAAACATGGCTCTCTTTGAGGTACCAGCGCCTTTGCTTTCTAGCCGGACCAGTGCTGAGCCTCAAACCAAGCAGCTAAATGAGAGGCCCGGGCCGGCGAAGGCACCAATCTTCGCTCGGCTCAGTGATATTCTCGAAGGCTTTAGTTGTCATAAAACCCGGCGTGCTTGTTTAAGTTCCCTCAGCTGGGCCGGAGCCAGGAGCTCGGCTCGGTCCGTTTGGCAGAACCCGCAGCCGTGTGGTCTCTGGCCTTTGTATAGACTCACTGAGGACCCGCGGCTTCTCTGTCCAGCCATGTTATTTTCAGACGCTTTGAACAGGGCGCTTGTTTTATTCTGGGAGACTCTGACAGTTATTACTGACACGCGAACAAAGCAAGTAAGTGGATTCTCTCTGCCGATGGTTTCCAcgtgcaggaggagatggacagcAACCCCATGGTGTCGTCGCTCCTCAATAAGCTGGCCAACTACACCAACCTCACGCAGGGAGCCCACGAGCACGAGGAGGCCGACGACGAGGAGGGCGCCAAGAAGAAGGCCGTCAAGGTGCGCCAGCTGTTCCGTGCCACATCTGTATGAACGGCCAGTGTCGCCAGGCTGATGAAATGCCACACATTCTGATTATCATATATTCTGATGACAAAATACCACAACCTGTCAGCTGTAAATACCAGTACCTGACCTCTGTGACCTCAGCTGCCctaattctgattctgattctgattctgattctgattctgattctgattctgattctgattctgatatgATCTATGTGTCATGATTTATTTGTCCTGTGATCAGTCACACTGAAGCGCATCTTGATTGTCTTGTCTGCCTTCCTCCCACAGAGCCCACAGATGGGGACCTTCATGGGCGTCTACCTCCCCTGCCTCCAGAACATCCTGGGCGTCATCCTGTTCCTGCGTCTGACCTGGATCGTGGGCACCGCCGGCATCTTGGAGTCGCTGGTCATCGTgggcctctgctgctgttgtgtaagTGTCGGAGCATCCATGCACTTTTGAGCATTATGAAAATACATCTGCTCCGGCTCCATTTGGCTTTAGTGTTTAATGGCTGCAAAGCTTGAATGGCTGCAGTAATGACCAAAGCACTTCCCGTTCCTCATACGCTCCTGCTCCTAATGGGGCCGAGCAGCGTAATCCCTCCATCTGCAGCTTCCAGCGCGAGCAGGGAAAGTACAGACACACCTCTACGGTGTCAGACCAGCCCTTTGTGCCTCATCAGGACACGATTAGTTTGTGTCTGAGATGGAGTCACCGCATCCTAACACCACAGCCCGCAAGCCCAGGTTGCACAAGCTTTGTATTATCAATAATAGAAATAATGTCCAGTCCAGGTGGCGTCTGCTGTGCCACATCGTAGAATGTTATATGGTATTTGTTTAAAATTGATGTTTCTCTCCCTCCATTTGATGTATTACACTCTGGCGGCGGTGCGTTAGCAGGTTTTACGCTGCGGTTACATAATGAGGCTTAGACAGACAGATTAATGTTCATTTTCACTACTTAGCTCACGTCTGATCTCGCACTGATGCTCCCACATCTGCCACCGGCTTACGGCTCAGCTTCGGTGCATTTGTGGTGCTGGCGGACGCAACGACAGATATTTCTAAAAATAATTCAAAGGGAATTAAAGGGACTTGAGTTCAGAGTTGTTGGTTCGTGTTTTCTGCAGTTTAGTAGGTTTGTTTCTGTGGGAcgttttcctcttcactgttgctgtctaatttaattatagttaaatactaaattattattatatatacatatatgtgaattcatttgtgtgtgagtgtacatATCAAGTTTGCTTCTCGTGCGGTTTGTTGACTTTTAGCTGTGTCAACTCttaaaccttgtaaagtgccttcagAAAAGTCTTTCTGTGCCTGTCTTACTTGGTGCcatagaaataaaactgaactggATCTCTGCTCTGAACGCAACAGGTAGTGAGCAAGGAACGTAGGATTATAAGTGTTCACTATGTTTATACATTATACACATGTCTAATAGTATTATTAATTAACAGagagttatttatttatgactCTAGAAtcacagaggactcactcactGTACGTATATGTCATATATGCACTGAGGGACTGTGCTTTGTCTGCTTTGACTGTGTTTCgtgggggaacagctgatccgTTATGATCACTCTTTTCATTTTCCAGGTGCTTCTGCATGGTTTAATTTATAGTCGGTTACTCTTCCCATGACTGCGGCTCCAGGAGTGCCgtcgtgaagctgctgctgtagagACCTGTCGCTGCCAGTGGTGCTGTGTTAAAGCAGACAccctgcagccggcgccggctcCACTCGGCTGTTTCACCTTCATAGCGTCTCCTCCTTTCTCATTCTTCCTGTCTTTATGCTTCTTATCTTGCCCCTGCCTTCCTTCTGCCCCGCTGTTCCCGCCCAGCACAGTTAGGTAACAGGCCCATGTGAATATCCTCAGACAATAACCGATGTCACGGAAGAGCTGGCTGTTCGTTATCAGTCTTAAAGATTTAGGACATAAACCTCCAGAAAGCAATTTAGCAGAATAAATGCGAGATTAACCTTCCAAGGAGACGACTGTCCAGAAAATTAATGGAAACAAAGAAGCTTTATGTGGGGAGGTTTACTGTCCCAGGGGAAGTTGCCTTAGCGACAGCTGCATCCTGGACATAATGTAAAACTAAGCATCATGTCACTACAGAGAAATGAGTTTGATGTGATTCTCCGCACAGACCATGCTGACGGCCATCTCCATGAGCGCCATCGCTACCAACGGCGTTGTGCCAGGTAGGCGCAGAAACACATGTGGTATAATTGACAAGGCTGCCTGTGAGGGGGTCACGGTTTGATCTGTGCTTCCAGCTGGAGGCTCCTACTACATGATCTCCAGATCTCTGGGTCCCGAGTTCGGTGGCGCTGTGGGTCTTTGTTTCTACCTGGGCACCACGTTCGCTGGCTCCATGTACATTCTGGGAACTATAGAGATTCTGCTGGTGAGTGCGTGCTCTGTCAGTGTGCGGCACGTTGTCTCTGGGCCCCGGGTCACGCTCTCGCTTGTCTCCCGACGTTCCAGACGTACATTTGGCCCAAGGCTGCCATCTTTAtagcagagaagaaggaggatgagacggaggcCCTGCTCAACAACATGCGCGTTTACGGCTCGTGCTGCCTGGCCATGATGGCCTTGGTCGTCTTCGTGGGGGTCAAGTATGTCAACAAGTTGGCCCTGGTCTTCCTGGCCTGCGTCATCCTGTCCATCCTCGCCATCTACGCCGGAGTCATCAAGAGCATCTTCGAGCCTCCTGACTTTCCGTGAGTCCAGTTTACAGGACACATCCTCCCGTTCTACAGCTCGCCCTGTTTAAGTTACTGTCTTCATGAAACAGCAAACCTCCAACACCACTGTGCCTCGTTTAAGGTGGGTCTGACTCCACACAGAGTTGTTTTCCTCCACACAGAGTCTGCATGTTGGGAAATCGCACTCTGCAGAACCACCACTTTGACAAGTGTCTGAAAACGGAGGTCGTAGGCAACGAGACCGTCACCACCGACCTGTGGAAGCTGTTCTGTGACGGGCCGGACCTGAACGCCACCTGCAACGAGTACTTCACCAACAACAACGTGACAGAGATTCAGGGCATCCCGGGTTTGACCAGCGGAGTCATTACAGGTCGGAGGGATTTGTGGTGTATTATGCCCCTCCCAACTGAATGAGCAAACatagagtatatatatatatagtattcAGTATTAGACGTGTGACTGACAGCCGTCCAGGCCTCGTTTACACGTTTACAGCCCAGTGACCTtggttctgtctctgtgtcgtAGACAACATGTGGTCCCAGTACGGGCCTCTGGGTATGTTGGTAGAGGGCAAGAAGCTGTCATCGTCTGGGGGAAGCGACTCATCCCAGGACGCCTACATGCCGTATGTCATCAACGACATCATGACCTTCTTCACGCTGCTGGTCGGCATCTACTTCCCATCAGTCACCGGTGAGGCTTTGACTTAACTCACTCGCGTCACGACGCGGCAGCAGCTCCGCTACTtactgctggttccctgctgaCCCCCTGTCAAGGCATCATGGCTGGTTCCAACCGGTCCGGTGACCTGCGCGATGCCCAGAAGTCCATCCCCATCGGGACCATCCTGGCCAtcgccaccacctccaccatctgTATCCTTTAACGCtcatgtgacacaaacaccGGGTGACACGACCGGAGCGGCGCTCGTTCTCTTCCTGATCAGCGTCCTCAGACATCACCTGCGTGGTGCTGTTCGGTGCCTGCATTGACAGCGTTTTGCTTCGAGACAAGTAAGTTTCATGCGGAGAGAGAATCTGTGAATCTGTGAGGCTGGTTTCGTCATTTCTAACGTGACTGGACCCCTTTAAACCTTCTCACCACTATAGCCTAAACATAAGGACCATGTTAATGTACAagcagctgcacatctgtcAGCCTATGACACTAGCAGGGCTCtcattttgtacagtacagcgaTCGGAACCACTGTTCTGTAATGGACCTCTGTGGTGCAGGTTTGGCGACTCTGTCAAAGGGAACCTGGTCATAGGCACGCTGTCCTGGCCCTCGCCCTGGGTCATCGTGATCGGatccttcttctcctgctgcggAGCCGGCCTGCAGAGCTTGACCGGCGCCccgcgcctgctgcaggccATCGCCCGGGACGGCATCGTGCCCTTCCTACAGGTGCGTCGCGCGCGTCGACTCGGCCGCCGGAGCCGCGTCACTCCCCGCCGTCACGCTGGTGTCTGTGTCGCAGGTGTTTGGTCACGGCAAGGCTAACGGGGAACCCACCTGGGCCCTGCTGCTGACGGCCGGCATCTGTGAGATCGGCATCCTCATTGCCTCGCTGGACTCCGTGGCCCCTATTCTCTCCATGTCAGTATCTGTGCCACGTGCTGTCGGTCCATTTACTTAACGGATCTTCCGATGACCTCAGGACTTCTTGCTCCCGCAGGTTCTTCCTCATGTGTTACCTGTTTGTGAACCTTGCCTGTGCTGTTCAGACGCTGCTGCGGACTCCCAACTGGAGACCACGCTTCAAATACTATCACTGGTGGGGAACAGTTTGTCTGTGAACCTGTGCTGACTCATGACAGCACAGCAGCGCAGACACACCTGCTCAATATGTTTAGTGAAATCATGACCTTTACCGAGATTAGTTCCACCCCGGAGGCTGAGGACAATGCAGGAGGCAGCTATTGTTAGCGGTGGATTCCACGGCTCCATTCGAATTTGACCGAGGCTCTAAGCCGCTCAGCTGCCCCTCGTAGCTTCATTTCATTAAGACGTTTCCATGAATGTGCAGCAACCTGAAACAGGGCGTCTGAGCGTGTGTCCTCCTACAGGGCTCTGTCCTTCCTGGGGATGAGCCTGTGCCTCGCTCTCATGTTCATCTCCTCCTGGTATTACGCCATCGTTGCCATGGTCATCGCTGGTTGCATCTACAAGTACATAGAGTACAGAGGGTAGGTCGCGGCAGGCAGCAGTATTTGGTCCCGCTGGCCTGAGAGCAGGTCGGCTGTGAATGCTAACGCCCAccctgtttgtctctgcagggcaGAGAAGGAGTGGGGCGACGGCATCCGCGGCCTGTCTCTCAACGCCGCCCGCTACGCTCTGATTCGCCTGGAAGAGGCTCCACCGCACACCAAGAACTGGAGGTACAGTATGCTGAGTGGCTACACAGGAAGAGACCGGAATAGACACAGCAGGTACTTTTGATTAATCTCTAATCGGCTGATAAGCCTGGGAGCTGTACCGAGGCCTGCGCTGGATTTAGCACAGTGTGACCTTGGCCACGACCAAACCACCGTTTAGGGTTCACGCATGTGTTGTCAAAGCACTAATTAAAGTGCGCTTTCAGTTTCGGGTCGCTGTCTCGGCATCAGACGAGGCATCGAGCGGCGATCGTCACCTCCTTAAACCACTGACATGTCACCGCCCTGTGTTTAggcctcagctgctggtgctgctcaacGTGGACTCAGACCAGGCCGTCAAACACCCTCGTCTTCTGTCCTTCTGCACGCAGCTGAAGGCAGGGAAAGGCCTGACCATAGTGGCCAATGTTTTAGAGGGAACGTACCTCACCAAGGAGGCAGAAGCCAAGAAGGCTGAGCAGGTACGACTCTTTGACTGTCTGTCCTTTAAGTCACAAGCAGCACAGTGAGTGACAGCATGTAAAGGTCCCACACACATCCacgctgccatctagtggcggaggaggagacggcatTTCTGCTTTAACGTAAATGATTCTGCACAGACAGTGCTCATGGGCCATAACTAGACCCAGGGCAGTAAATGAGCAAAGCCCAAACCCAATAACGTGTCCGCTTCCAGAACATCAAGGCCTCCATGTCAGCGGAGCGCACCAAAGGCTTCTGTCACGTCGTGGTGTCGTCCAACCTCCGAGACGGCGTCTCCCACCTCATTCAGTCTGCGGGGCTGGGTGGCATGAAGCACAACACGGTCCTGATGGCCTGGCCCGGCACCTGGAAGCAGTCCAACGACCCGCAGTCATGGAGGACCTTCATTGGtatgagcagcagcacacgtTGGCGTCGCCGCGCCAGGTGTCAGGCGTCCTGTGACGCGACGGTCGCTCCATCTCCATTCAGAGACGGTGCGGGAGACGACGGCGGCCCACCAGGCCCTGCTGGTGGCCAAGAACGTGGACAGCTTCCCCACCAACCAGGAGCGCCTGGGCGAGGGCACCATCGACGTGTGGTGGGTGGTCCATGACGGAggcctgctgatgctgctgcccttCCTGCTGCGGCAGCACAAGGTGCGTCCGTGCAGCGCCGCCCCTCCTCACTAATCCTTGTTCAGTCGCTTCATTCTGCTGATGCTTCGCCGCATCAACGCCGTCTTCCTTCCGTTCAGGTGTGGCGGAAGTGTAAGATGCGCATCTTCACGGTGGCGCAGATGGACGATAACAGCATCCAAATGAAGAAAGAcctgcagatgttcctgtaccaCCTGCGACTGGacgctgaggtggaggtggtggagatggTGAGGCTGGTTGGAAACGGGCTGACGCTTCATGTGGTCGCGTGCTGTTTCCTGAATTGCTGACTCGTGTGTCTGTCCCCGTGTTCGCAGCACGATAACGACATCTCAGCTTTCACCTATGAGAAGACGCTTGTGATGGAGCAGAGGTCTCAGATGCTGAAGCAGATGCACCTGTCCAGGActgagagggagcgagaggtaTTGGACCCAGTTCTATGTGTGGTAATCAGTTAAATGAGCTGTAATAGATGTTACTCAATAACTGACGGACACAGCAGGTAATAAGCAGCAGTGACTGCTCCCATTTAACCACCGCCCCCTTTCCTGTGCACCTGTCACTGCCACCGCTCAGATTCAGAGTATCACTGATGAGTCCCGTAGCTCGATCCGAAGGAAGAACCAAGGTGCTTCCGAAAGCGCCAACCTCAGCCGTCAGTCCTCGCCGATGGAGGACACGCAGGAGGACGAGGTAGCCTCGTGGTCCCCCCCCCGACTGTTGGACGCACCGGCCCCTGCTCACAAAGCTGCATCTGacattattagtattatatCAGCTATAAAGCCTGCTTCTGTTCCTGTGAGGCAGGTTGTTAGCTGTTGTTAGCTCATTTTATATCTGCAGCTCGTATCAGCCCATTGGCCACATTAGAAGCTGCCTCCACTTTGTGCTGCAGACTCTACAGTCACTGAGCTGCTTTGTGAGCACCAGCCAGGTTCACCCCCCTCCATCCCCAGTATGCTGACATATGCAGCATAGGTTGACAGTGCATGACCTGCATAGTGACATAGAGGCTAACACACCTCAGCATGTGGTCGTGTTACTAGAAGACGAGGACCAACGTCAACGGCAGCGTTTGGAGCAGGTGAACCCCAGCCGGGTCAGACCCGGCCCAGGACCCGCTGCATGACTCCCCGGCTGTTCTCTGTCCTTCATAGAGGCCACATGACAAACGTGTGCATGttttccacatacagtagttactaATATTAACACACATTAGGAACGATGTGTGACCAGGATGGTTGTCCGCTCTGAAACCTGCTCGTGTTTTAGAAGCTGCAGCCGAAAGCATGACATGGTTTCACAACATTAACCGTGAGACAAAGTTCTAGCGACGTCCAGTCGTGGTGGATGTTGGTCCTGCTGTGTGTTCCCGCACCACCTCGTAGACCTCACCTCCACGTGTCTAGTGTTCCTCTCTCCATCAGTTCATGACTGTATGAGAACTCCACGCCAGTGTCTGCTCCCTTTGCCCCCTTTGGTTCGCCTGATCGCAGAAGCTGCTGGACTCACCCTTCTCCCCGCTTCCTCCCAGGCCCAGCTCATCCATGACAGGAACACGGCCTCTCACGCCTCCGTGAACGACAAGGCCGACGCCGGGCCCGAGCGGGTTCACATGACGTGGACCAAAGAGAAGCTCTTCACGGAGCGCAGCCGGAACCGGGAGGGCGCGGCCAGCGTGGCCGTGCGCGACCTCTTCAACATGAAACCGTGAGTGGGCCTTCGTTGTGCAGCGTCCCGGTGGTCTTCATAGCTTGCCCCGCCCACCACGCACTGACCCCGACCGACAGTCCTGTCCGTAGCTGTAGTCTGCCAGGGTGAAATGGGACGACGGCGCATGGCGTGTGCATTCAGGCTGCGTCTGGTGTGTGCGCATGCCTGTACACGTGCAGCCACGCCAGCCGCGGCGCATGGCCGGGCCACACCCACTGTACTGTCGGAGCACTAGCTACGAGCAGAATCAGGCGACCGTTGGACTTGAAGCCTCTAaacatgtgtttctgttgttctgtCCCATTTTCCTCCTCTAGAGAGTGGGAGAGTCTGTAAGTGGCCTTCtctttgctgcttttgcttcatgtgtgtctgtgacgcTTTGCACCTGCACAgagcagcatgtttgttccaTTAACATGTGATATTTAGTCGCATTTCTGCTGATTCCTtcacattaacattaataacatagagaagaaaagcagagctttgtgacatgtttgttttgcttgtggCAGTTGCTTCGTGCTTTATGATCATATGTGAAGGTGAAGATAAAGAAGCAGCATTTAAAGAGACAAAGCttttattagatttttattatattatataaataacacatttattatatttattcaccGTTGAGGACATGCTGCGTCTTTATTTGATATCCTTCCCACCTCCCATCCACCATCTGTGTGTGATAATTATTATTctaatcatttgtttttttccttttcattgtaAGTAAATGGAAAGATAAATATTTTCATCAGCtgctttttcctctctgtcacaTCAGGAACCAGTCGAATGTCCGCCGGATGCACACGGCCGTCAAGCTGAACGAGGTGGTGGTCAACAAGTCCCAGGGCGCTCACCTGGTTCTGCTCAACATGCCTGGACCGCCGAGGAACCGAGGCGGCGACGAGAACTGTATCCTGCCTTTGTGTTAGTGTGAGTCCTGTAGAGGCGGTGATGCTCTCTGTCGCCGTTGTGCCTTGACCTGCTGTCTCCTCAGACATGGAGTTCCTGGAGGTTCTCCTCGAGGGCCTGAACCGGGTGCTGCTGGTGCGGGGCGGCGGCCGTGAAGTCATCACCATCTACTCCTAGGACAACGAGATTGCCGACGCTGTCACGCCCCACCCTGCGCTCATGGGCCGCTGCGGACGTCCCCGTCGCTGGGCATTCTGTGGGAACAAGCCTGTGTGGGATTTAAGGAAGGGCGGGGTTTGTTGGAAGGCGGGACCACTTGTGATTGACAGACAGCCTGAAGAGCCTCCGGATGAGGGGGACGGTTGGTGTGGACTCAGCAGCCTGGTTGAAGGAGGGAGCACAGTGTGTGTCCACGCTGGGACAGACCCACTGCGCACGGACGACAATAGAGacactttatattttctgttctgtttcttctttgtATCTTTTCcctcttgtgttgttttgttgttaagTTACACAAGTTACGCACTTATTGTGTAAAGACAAGCAAGAAGTGAACGTGTACAGCTGATAAGAAGCTCGTAAGTCTTTTCCATTCGTCTGGTTCACTCAACTCTGGGAACTGCAGAGACAAGTAGAAATAAAACGTAGATCTTAAGAATCAAATACGCACAGGAAGCAACTGCGCTGCACGAAGCCCAGTGATTCTGCCACATCTTAGTTTGctgatgctgcttttgttgctgtgGTCTCGTTGTGATGTTGCTGCCGTGTCACCTTTCGCACCCTGACGACGGCTTTTCAGTCAGTCAACGCTGTTACGTGATAGAGATGAGATGGATGCACGTGTGTGGAGCCTGCAGTAGGAGGTCGAACCACAGTAAACCGGCCGCATGAGTCAATTTGCCTTCAAATTAGTTCTCGCTCAACAAAAGCTACTTTTACATGTAAAGCACACAGTGACGGGACTGTTGAGTTTGCACTAATGTGGACTCTCCTCTGTCGCCACTTTACTGCATTGAAACGACAGCAAGCCGTtctaaaatgtttaatgtttttataaagTCTAACCACGATAAAGACGAGTAGACGAATCCTGGTAATTTTGTGAACATGTGTAGTAAAAGTGCCAAAGTGACGAAGGAAACTTTGGAAGTGttgcctctgcttctcccagCGTGGCCGGACTCCAACCTTAAGTCTTAGGAGGCCGTGAACTCCTAAAGAAGTCTGCACGACGTCACAATTCAGGCCCGCGA from Betta splendens chromosome 4, fBetSpl5.4, whole genome shotgun sequence includes:
- the slc12a7b gene encoding solute carrier family 12 member 7 isoform X2 yields the protein MGERFVVVPVDGAEGEGTAGFESSQPGPKAAVPILNYNREPNKYGDGVPKENSPFINNTENDKGNSYDGTNMALFEEEMDSNPMVSSLLNKLANYTNLTQGAHEHEEADDEEGAKKKAVKSPQMGTFMGVYLPCLQNILGVILFLRLTWIVGTAGILESLVIVGLCCCCTMLTAISMSAIATNGVVPAGGSYYMISRSLGPEFGGAVGLCFYLGTTFAGSMYILGTIEILLTYIWPKAAIFIAEKKEDETEALLNNMRVYGSCCLAMMALVVFVGVKYVNKLALVFLACVILSILAIYAGVIKSIFEPPDFPVCMLGNRTLQNHHFDKCLKTEVVGNETVTTDLWKLFCDGPDLNATCNEYFTNNNVTEIQGIPGLTSGVITDNMWSQYGPLGMLVEGKKLSSSGGSDSSQDAYMPYVINDIMTFFTLLVGIYFPSVTGIMAGSNRSGDLRDAQKSIPIGTILAIATTSTIYITCVVLFGACIDSVLLRDKFGDSVKGNLVIGTLSWPSPWVIVIGSFFSCCGAGLQSLTGAPRLLQAIARDGIVPFLQVFGHGKANGEPTWALLLTAGICEIGILIASLDSVAPILSMFFLMCYLFVNLACAVQTLLRTPNWRPRFKYYHWALSFLGMSLCLALMFISSWYYAIVAMVIAGCIYKYIEYRGAEKEWGDGIRGLSLNAARYALIRLEEAPPHTKNWRPQLLVLLNVDSDQAVKHPRLLSFCTQLKAGKGLTIVANVLEGTYLTKEAEAKKAEQNIKASMSAERTKGFCHVVVSSNLRDGVSHLIQSAGLGGMKHNTVLMAWPGTWKQSNDPQSWRTFIETVRETTAAHQALLVAKNVDSFPTNQERLGEGTIDVWWVVHDGGLLMLLPFLLRQHKVWRKCKMRIFTVAQMDDNSIQMKKDLQMFLYHLRLDAEVEVVEMHDNDISAFTYEKTLVMEQRSQMLKQMHLSRTEREREIQSITDESRSSIRRKNQGASESANLSRQSSPMEDTQEDEAQLIHDRNTASHASVNDKADAGPERVHMTWTKEKLFTERSRNREGAASVAVRDLFNMKPNQSNVRRMHTAVKLNEVVVNKSQGAHLVLLNMPGPPRNRGGDENYMEFLEVLLEGLNRVLLVRGGGREVITIYS
- the slc12a7b gene encoding solute carrier family 12 member 7 isoform X8, giving the protein MGERFVVVPVDGAEGEGTAGFESSQPGPKAAVPILNYNREPNKYGDGVPKENSPFINNTENDKGNSYDGTNMALFEEEMDSNPMVSSLLNKLANYTNLTQGAHEHEEADDEEGAKKKAVKSPQMGTFMGVYLPCLQNILGVILFLRLTWIVGTAGILESLVIVGLCCCCTMLTAISMSAIATNGVVPAGGSYYMISRSLGPEFGGAVGLCFYLGTTFAGSMYILGTIEILLTYIWPKAAIFIAEKKEDETEALLNNMRVYGSCCLAMMALVVFVGVKYVNKLALVFLACVILSILAIYAGVIKSIFEPPDFPVCMLGNRTLQNHHFDKCLKTEVVGNETVTTDLWKLFCDGPDLNATCNEYFTNNNVTEIQGIPGLTSGVITDNMWSQYGPLGMLVEGKKLSSSGGSDSSQDAYMPYVINDIMTFFTLLVGIYFPSVTGIMAGSNRSGDLRDAQKSIPIGTILAIATTSTIYITCVVLFGACIDSVLLRDKFGDSVKGNLVIGTLSWPSPWVIVIGSFFSCCGAGLQSLTGAPRLLQAIARDGIVPFLQVFGHGKANGEPTWALLLTAGICEIGILIASLDSVAPILSMFFLMCYLFVNLACAVQTLLRTPNWRPRFKYYHWALSFLGMSLCLALMFISSWYYAIVAMVIAGCIYKYIEYRGAEKEWGDGIRGLSLNAARYALIRLEEAPPHTKNWRPQLLVLLNVDSDQAVKHPRLLSFCTQLKAGKGLTIVANVLEGTYLTKEAEAKKAEQNIKASMSAERTKGFCHVVVSSNLRDGVSHLIQSAGLGGMKHNTVLMAWPGTWKQSNDPQSWRTFIETVRETTAAHQALLVAKNVDSFPTNQERLGEGTIDVWWVVHDGGLLMLLPFLLRQHKVWRKCKMRIFTVAQMDDNSIQMKKDLQMFLYHLRLDAEVEVVEMHDNDISAFTYEKTLVMEQRSQMLKQMHLSRTEREREEPVECPPDAHGRQAERGGGQQVPGRSPGSAQHAWTAEEPRRRRELHGVPGGSPRGPEPGAAGAGRRP